The nucleotide window CCGATTGGCTGCAACTGTACATCGACAAGACGACCCTCGAAAACAAGGTGTTCGGCTTCTACAGGGAATTCAAGAAGTCCCCGACAGGCAAGTTTGCCGCCCTGAAGCCGATGTTCAGCTGGCTCAACTTTGAGGTCGAGAATGTATAAGTTGTCCGAGGTCCCGCTCCTTTCTGCCAAGCAAATCGACGAACGCCTCGAGACTCTCGCGGCCGAAATCAAACCGTATGATTTTGACTGCGTCGTTTCGGTCCTTACCGGTGCTTTCACCTTTACCGCGGACCTTTGCCGTCGCATTGCCACGCCCAAGATGCGCGTAGCCTTCATCAGGGCAGCAAGCTATGGAGCCTCCACAGAATCCAGCGGCACATTGAAAGTCTCCGGGCTCGACAAGATTGACATCAGGGGCAAAAAAGTGCTCCTTATCGACGACATCCTCGACTCGGGCCGCACCATGTTCGAACTCACAAAAAAATTGGCCGATTTGGGCGCCAAGGAGTTCAAAACGTGCGTTCTTTTGAACAAAGAGTCCCGTCACGAAGTCGACATGCACGCCAATTTTGTAGGTTTTAACATAGAGAACCAATTCGTGGTCGGCTATGGCCTGGACTATGCCGACGACTACCGAACCCTGCCCGATATCTGGACACTGGTGGAGGCATAATGGCAAACAACGATTTTGATGACGTAAGGCTCCATGCAACCCAAACGTTCGCCGCCGTCGAACGCCAATACAACAAGATTGGCCGCGGCAAGCGCTTACTCATCAAGGGTGGAGTCTGCCTTCTGTTCTTTATTGGCGGTTTTATCACCTGCAGCGTAATGAACGACGTCCCTACCGAGGGCGTCATCGAAAAAATCGCAGCACAGCCCGACCTCAAGAACAAGTGCAAGGGCCGTTACGACCGCCCTATGGAATACGCCATCATGCACGAGTGCATTTTTGCCAAGGGAACCCCGAGCAACGAAAAAAAACTGGTGCAGCGAATCAACTACTGCACCTGCGCCCTGCAAAGCGTGCAGGCTAAAAAGCCCTACCAAAAAATGTTCGAGAACAACCTGGTCGACTTCACGTTCAAGATCCGTGAAGAGGACCTTTGCCAAGACGACAAGGTCATCCCCACGCTCGACCCCGAAGACGGGCAAAAGAAATAACCATTTGCCCCACCCAACGGACACGGCCTACTTCGCCATGTACTTGCGGAGCACCTTGCCGCCAATCTTTGTGTATTCCACGACAATGACTCGCGAGGCGGGCATGTTTATAGGCTTTGCCGTGCCCGCATAAAGCGCGCGTCCCTGCATATCGAATATACGGAAGAATCCCGCCTCCACCTCGGTCGAGCGGTTCATTGTCAGTATAGCCTGCGGATCCCCGGTGCCGCTGCTGCTTTCTTCGCTGCTACTCGACATCGCAACGCTGCTACTGCTCGAAAGGACCTCGGAAGCGCGCACGCCGAACGTCACGAAGCCGCTCATCCATGTGAGTTCCGAGTTGTCGGTCACGACCGCCACGGCGGAGTATGTCCCGGCGGGCAAATCCGGCACATTCACCGTATACGGGGCTGCCGTCGAGGAACCCACCAAGGTATTGCCCACATAAAAATCGACCTTCTTAACACTGCCATCGGCATCGCTTGCGTTTGCAGTCAGCGTCACTATCTCGCCCGCTTCAAAAGTCTTGCCCGCGGCAGGGGTCGTCATGGCGACCGTCGCCGCCTTGTTGCTCTGTCCGAAAGCCTGGTTGTATTCGGGCATCTTGCCGTAACGGCCACCCACGCCCACGAGGCTCGGGATTTCCTTCGGGAGGTTCGCCACCGTGCGCTTCTCGAAACTGTAACTCGGGTTGAACGTCGCCGCATTCGGAACGCCCTGCGTCACCGTACCGTTGTAGCGATGCTGCTGCTTGGTGCCGCTCCCGAACGTGACTCCGCTAAAGTACACATAGCCGTTGTCGCCCCATTCGGCCAAATAGCCCTGGCCGTTGTCAATGTAGCTGTTCTCGTAGCGCACGTAGGCCTTCGCATTTGCGCTGTGGCCGTTTGCACCCGCAATAAAGAAGCGGTTGTAATCCACGTACTGGTTGTACAGATGAACCTGCGAGCCGTTGCTTTCGCCGGTCACCTTCGGCACACGGCCGTAGGTATTGTGCCAGTAGTTGTTCGCATAAGTCAGGTGGGCATCTTCGACAAGCGCCATGTAGGGGTCGGTTCCCCAGCAGTTGTATTCGTTCGCACCGTCGAAATCCAGGTAGCTAATGGTCGCGTCGTCCACGAATTCCATGTCCATGCCGTCACTGATCCACTTGTAACTGATGTGGTCAGCCCAGAAACCCTTCACATGGTTCGATGCGGAGCCCACTGTCTCGAGGCCATCGCCACCTTCGATCAAGTGCGGGTTTACGTCGTAAATGGCGAGGTTGCGATAGATGTGGTTTCCGGACCCTTCATAACTACGCACCACGATAGAAGCACCGCGCAGATTCGCACCACGGCCCATACCCACGAGGCTCTTGTTGGGTTTGGTGGTAATCCAGTTGCTCCACGCCTGCAGATTGTCCGATTCCTTCACGATTTCGAGTCCGGATTCCCCGAGACTTGCGCAACTATTCTGCTCGAATGCGATGCGGTAGAACTTGTTCGTCTTGCCCGTCACACGGTTCGTCTCGCTGCAGGTCGTGCGGCACCAGGTTCGTCCTTGCTTGTTCGCCTCGGTCACGGCGTTGCGCATCTGCCTGAAGTCGTAAGTACCTTCGGGCACAAGGATTGTCACCGCATCGTTACTCTGCAGGTACTTGCGGATGCTCGCCGAATCGCTCGCGATGACGATGTTTCCTGCATCGCCGCCAGTCGTAGAAGCGCCAAAGCCCTCGGCCTTCACATAAAAGGTGAAAAGCAGTACAGCGACCGGATCCTCTTCGCTCGCGGTCCAAATCCACTTGGACTCCGTCCCGCTTGCAAAGCCGTTCAGGCTGCCACCACTCGGCATGGCCGTATTTGCATAGTTCAGCGTCGTCGCGCCTCCCCATTGGCTCAAATCGCGGCCTTTGTTTTTCCACGAGGCGTTCGAAACCACCGGTTTCGACTTCCAGCCGGAACCGCTGTAATACGACTTGTCCAAGTCATCGATTTGCACCAAGACACCGGGAGCGCCGTTTCCATTCACTCCAACAACAGAAACAGCGTTCTCTCCCGGGAGAAAGGTGAACGGGACAAAGCGCACCCGGCCCGCCTGGTTGTCCTCCGCCAACAGCTCGCCATTCACGTAAAGGCGATAGCCGCCATCGGCCACAATCCAAACGCCGGGGCCTTTTCCCGCATTATAGGTGGCGGCAATGAGCTGCGAACCAACCTTATCCCCGCCACCATAGCTTGCATCCGTAGGGAGCGAAACCACTTCCGATGGCGACACAGCCGCATTGCCTATACCGAACGCGCACACCAAAGACGCGCCGGCCACCCATTTACCCATATCACTTAACTTCATAAATCCACCTTTTTACAGACAACGGGGCAAAATTGCCATTATTCGTCTGATTTGCTAAAAATCTAGCCTCAAAGAGCCCTTTTCGCCACTATTTTCTTGTTCAACCCTATTTTACCGTTGTTCATGGACAACACAAAACACAGGGCACTGCACCGCTTTTATTTTGGCTTTACCTAAATTTAAAGGTATGAGCGAGAAACCGACGCAAAAAAAAGTCTTTGAGTACCTGGACTACCGGGAATTTCTCAAGGACTACTATGCCCAAAAAAAGGCCGCCAATCCGGCTTTTTCGTTGCGCGTATTCTCCGACAAAATCGGTTTCAAGGCCAAGGACTTCATTAGTCGCGTGATGAACGGCGAAAAGAACCTTTCGGACCAAAGCATTCCCAAGGTGGCAAGCGGGCTCAAGCTGAGCAAGCACGAAACGGAATTCTTTATGGCGCTGGTCAGGTTCAACCAGGCCGAGACCATGGAAGACCGCAACGCCGCCTTTGAAGAAATGCAGGCAGTCCTCAAGGTCGTCCGCTTCGCCGAGAAGCAGCACTTGCTGGGGCATTGTCAGTACATGGTCTATTCGCACTGGCGCCACCTCACCATCAGGAGCCTCATCGGCATGTACGGCTTTGACGGCGACTACGACGCCCTCGCCAAGCAGGTGCACCCGAAGGTCACCACCGAAGAGGCCAAGCAATCCGTGCGACTGCTTGAGGAATGCCAGCTGATCAAAAAGGACGCCAGCGGCAAGTACATGCTCACCGAGAGCGCCATCACCACCGGCGACCGCACCTCAAAACTCGCCCTGCGCGGCTTCCACCAGCATTGCCTAAAGCTCGCCGCCGACGCCATCGACCGCGACCCTCCTGGCAAGCGCCACATTTCGGGGCTCACCCTCGGCATTAGCCAAGAAGGCTACGAGCGCATCGTGGAACGCATCAACGCTTTCCGCAAAGAAATCGCCCTCATCGCCGAAGAGGACGAGGGCGCCGACAAGGTGTTCCAAATGCAATTCGCCCTGTTCCAAGTGGGCGGTAAAAAGTAATTCCCTAAAAACCAAAAAGCAAAAGGCCTCCACACGGAGGCCTTTTAGCACTTCTAAAAAAACTACTTCAGAACAATGCGCTGGACTTTAAGTAGCACCCTGCCGACGGTCACGCGCACCACGCGGGCGCCACTGCCCAGGCCCGAAAGGTCGAACCGTCCTTCCGCCCCGTCAAAGCCGTAACGGGTCAATTCGTTGCCTTGCAAGTCGAACACGCGAAGCATCTTTGCCCCAGCGCTCGGGGCTCGCACATTGAGCACACGCCCATCGAGGTCCAGCGAACACGCCGCATTCAGCGAGACTTCCAAAATCGCGGTCGTCGAGGAGCCCCCCTCCATCGAGGAACTGCTGGAGGAAATCGGCCACCAGACCATGCGGGAACTGCTCGAAAGTTCGGCCACGCTGCTCACCGGCTGCACACTACTGGAACTTCTCCACACACTAGTACTGCTGGAACTTGCCACCGCCCAGCTGCTGGAGCTCACGACACTTGCACTGCTACTGCTCACTGGGGCAACGCTACTGCTGCTCGCCAGTTCCGGGCAGCTGTTCACGCCCACCGACTGCTTTGTGGAGAAGCAAACCCGGTCATTGCCGGACTTTAGCATGTTGTACACGTTGTAGCGGCTCGAGAAGGTGGCCATGGTCCTGCGCGGCGGATTCGAGGCGCTGAACTGCTTTGTACCCGAATTGCTTCCGCTGCCAACGAGCGTCGCCGCAAGCGTGTAACGCCGAGCATCGCCCTTGTTGGGGAAGTAGTCCCAGGCATCACTGGTGTAATTGACATACCAAACGTACACGCCGGTCTCGGCGCTTTTGTTGTCAAAGTCGGTGCCCGAGATTTTGGAGTCCCAGCCAATGCCGGGGCGATACTCGATCACATAGAATTCATCCTGATTCGAGGGGTTGGTAATGGAGTACGCCTTGTTCGCATCGATGTTCGGCAAAACATAAACGTCGTCCGATTCCTTAAGCTCCTCGATTTTCATCCAACCCATGGATTCCCTCTCAAAGGCGCTGTACTTGGGAGGCTGACGCCCCTGTCCCCTCGTACTGTAACTATAACCGTTGTACATACCCTGGGTCATTACATCGTACGGCGTTGGCCCAGGGACCCATTCATTCTCGTAGCTCGAATAAAAATCGGGCAGCCCAAGCACGTGGCTAAATTCATGGGTCATGACGCCAATGCCATTGTTCGCGCCCTCGTCCGCCAGCTGCGCAATCAAAAAATACCGTTCGAACTGGTAGCCGTTGTACTTGGTATACCTGTCATAGACCGAGTACCAGTACATGTGCCCCCACATACCCGTATTTTTTTCGGGCCCGGCCATCACAATGCCAAAACCGTCTATCACCTTGTCGCCATCGGCGTCGTATTTGTTGAGGTTGGCGTCGCCTATGGCGGCAGCGCCCGCCTTGACAACCGCCTTCACAAAAGAACCCTCATCGGAGCCCGCCGATGCCATATTGACATTAACCTTCACGGGGACCATGTCGAACGTCGGCCTAAAGATATTATTCGACGATACCTTGAAGTAGTCACGAATGCTGCCGTAATGGGAGTCCTCGGAATAGCCTTCCTTGTTGCACTGGTCGTTGTAAGCAGCGACCTCGGCATCCGAGAAGGTGCGCTCATCGGTGCCGTCGTTCGAGGTCACCAAAAAAACGGGGAATCGGACTTCCCCCTTGGTAAAGGTGAACGGTTCGGGGCGGTACATCACGGGCACCGAAGACTCCTGCGCAGGCACCTTGTGGTTCAACCTGAACCCTTCCATAAGGCGCTTTTGCTGGTCGGGGTAAGCATCTGGATGCTTTTCGCGATGCCTAGCGAGCATCTTGTAAAGATTCTTGGATTTCAAGAACGCCGTCGCCTTTACGGAACGGGCATCCACATTCTCCGCCTTAAATTCCGAAGGTTCCGCATTCTCGTCGGCAAACTTCCTAAAACCGTCCTCGTCCTTCAAAACCAGGTAACCATCGGAAGTCGTCTCATAATGGTAGTTTTCGTCCCCGTGTTCAAAGACCGAGACTACGCTGCCATCCGGCTGCTGTTTTAGAATCAAGAAGGGATTTGCGGGGCGGGCAAACGCCCCCGCACAAAAAACCAAACAAATAAAACCAACTATAATGTGTCGATTCATTTCCATTACCTCAAGATGAAAATATATCAACGCACTTTATTGAGAGCAGCCCCCAACGAATTAACGTGTAAAAAACGTGTTTTTTACACGCGGGTTACATACCCTAGTGATTCTTGGGCGCAGAAACACGGCGGCCCTTCAAATCGTAGAAGCGCTCGCGCGAAAGCACGTTGAGTTCCGGCTCCCCGTAAATGTTCTTGCGTACAAGATCAAACGATTCGC belongs to Fibrobacter sp. UWP2 and includes:
- the hpt gene encoding hypoxanthine phosphoribosyltransferase, whose translation is MYKLSEVPLLSAKQIDERLETLAAEIKPYDFDCVVSVLTGAFTFTADLCRRIATPKMRVAFIRAASYGASTESSGTLKVSGLDKIDIRGKKVLLIDDILDSGRTMFELTKKLADLGAKEFKTCVLLNKESRHEVDMHANFVGFNIENQFVVGYGLDYADDYRTLPDIWTLVEA
- a CDS encoding M6 family metalloprotease domain-containing protein translates to MVFCAGAFARPANPFLILKQQPDGSVVSVFEHGDENYHYETTSDGYLVLKDEDGFRKFADENAEPSEFKAENVDARSVKATAFLKSKNLYKMLARHREKHPDAYPDQQKRLMEGFRLNHKVPAQESSVPVMYRPEPFTFTKGEVRFPVFLVTSNDGTDERTFSDAEVAAYNDQCNKEGYSEDSHYGSIRDYFKVSSNNIFRPTFDMVPVKVNVNMASAGSDEGSFVKAVVKAGAAAIGDANLNKYDADGDKVIDGFGIVMAGPEKNTGMWGHMYWYSVYDRYTKYNGYQFERYFLIAQLADEGANNGIGVMTHEFSHVLGLPDFYSSYENEWVPGPTPYDVMTQGMYNGYSYSTRGQGRQPPKYSAFERESMGWMKIEELKESDDVYVLPNIDANKAYSITNPSNQDEFYVIEYRPGIGWDSKISGTDFDNKSAETGVYVWYVNYTSDAWDYFPNKGDARRYTLAATLVGSGSNSGTKQFSASNPPRRTMATFSSRYNVYNMLKSGNDRVCFSTKQSVGVNSCPELASSSSVAPVSSSSASVVSSSSWAVASSSSTSVWRSSSSVQPVSSVAELSSSSRMVWWPISSSSSSMEGGSSTTAILEVSLNAACSLDLDGRVLNVRAPSAGAKMLRVFDLQGNELTRYGFDGAEGRFDLSGLGSGARVVRVTVGRVLLKVQRIVLK
- a CDS encoding Ig-like domain-containing protein; translated protein: MKLSDMGKWVAGASLVCAFGIGNAAVSPSEVVSLPTDASYGGGDKVGSQLIAATYNAGKGPGVWIVADGGYRLYVNGELLAEDNQAGRVRFVPFTFLPGENAVSVVGVNGNGAPGVLVQIDDLDKSYYSGSGWKSKPVVSNASWKNKGRDLSQWGGATTLNYANTAMPSGGSLNGFASGTESKWIWTASEEDPVAVLLFTFYVKAEGFGASTTGGDAGNIVIASDSASIRKYLQSNDAVTILVPEGTYDFRQMRNAVTEANKQGRTWCRTTCSETNRVTGKTNKFYRIAFEQNSCASLGESGLEIVKESDNLQAWSNWITTKPNKSLVGMGRGANLRGASIVVRSYEGSGNHIYRNLAIYDVNPHLIEGGDGLETVGSASNHVKGFWADHISYKWISDGMDMEFVDDATISYLDFDGANEYNCWGTDPYMALVEDAHLTYANNYWHNTYGRVPKVTGESNGSQVHLYNQYVDYNRFFIAGANGHSANAKAYVRYENSYIDNGQGYLAEWGDNGYVYFSGVTFGSGTKQQHRYNGTVTQGVPNAATFNPSYSFEKRTVANLPKEIPSLVGVGGRYGKMPEYNQAFGQSNKAATVAMTTPAAGKTFEAGEIVTLTANASDADGSVKKVDFYVGNTLVGSSTAAPYTVNVPDLPAGTYSAVAVVTDNSELTWMSGFVTFGVRASEVLSSSSSVAMSSSSEESSSGTGDPQAILTMNRSTEVEAGFFRIFDMQGRALYAGTAKPINMPASRVIVVEYTKIGGKVLRKYMAK
- a CDS encoding TIGR02147 family protein, with protein sequence MSEKPTQKKVFEYLDYREFLKDYYAQKKAANPAFSLRVFSDKIGFKAKDFISRVMNGEKNLSDQSIPKVASGLKLSKHETEFFMALVRFNQAETMEDRNAAFEEMQAVLKVVRFAEKQHLLGHCQYMVYSHWRHLTIRSLIGMYGFDGDYDALAKQVHPKVTTEEAKQSVRLLEECQLIKKDASGKYMLTESAITTGDRTSKLALRGFHQHCLKLAADAIDRDPPGKRHISGLTLGISQEGYERIVERINAFRKEIALIAEEDEGADKVFQMQFALFQVGGKK